One Flavobacterium cerinum genomic window, TAAACGTATTGTTGATAAAAGGTAGTTTCATCAACAACACAAAAGGTAATATGATATAACCGAATAATTTTACATATTTAGACGATTTGTCACCGCGAACCGGACGGGAAGATCCGAACAGATCCATCATCAGATTTACGGATACAAATAAAGTGGCAAGGCACAGCGCTGTATCGGTATAAAAAGAATTGATACGGAAAACAACAAACAATACATATGCTCCCAATCCTAATATAACCGGTAAGGCGCTTTTGAGATGAATTAATTTGCAGAATTCCACTACGGCAATGAGTAGGAATATACCGAAAAGTAAAGTAAAACTTACTTCAGAAAACAGTGTAGCTGATAGTAATAAGGCTATATAAACAAACCCTGAAAGGGCCCTGATAATACTTTCCCGCATGTTACAAATCTTCTAAAAGCAATAAGTATAAGTTTTTAGGACAACTTCCGTATTGCAGAAAATCCTCTTCTTTTGCTTTTTCGAAATATTTAAAAGTGGTGATATTGGTTGGGTATTCTTTGTCGTATTTTCGTTTAATTTCCCGTAATCCATCGCTTTTGTTGGCTAGGATCTGGCTTGTTGTTGCCAGGATGACGATATTGCTTGGTAGGTCGTTCGGTTTGTTTTGGCGTAATTGATTGGAAGAAAACAGGATAGAACCTTCGTCAGCAATAAGGTTTTCGCAGCTGGCAAATAAAAATTTAGGATTTTTAGGATGGTCGTGAATCAGTTTATTTTCGTCAAGAAGACTGAAAAGTTTAGGCTCCAGACAAATTACTTCGCTTTCAAACCAATCGTTTTCAACTAAAATATTTTCAAACTGTTCGTGTACTTCCGTTAAATTTTCACAATACAAAAACTTACCTCCATTTTTTTTGAAATTGAAAGTAAATTGCTCATCTATTGGCATCTCAATCTCGGGATGATATTGGCTCAATTCGGGCTCTTTCTCCTCCTTTGAAGCATCATTCGCACTGCCGAAAAGTTTTTTAAAAAGACTCATAAAAATAGGTCAGATCTTTGTTTTTTGCACTTGAAATCAATCAAAGATAAAAAAATCTTAATTCAATTTTACAATCGAATTAAGATTTTTATATAAAATGTTATAATTATTTTTCTTATGATTCAGTAACTACTTCATTTTCTGTTTTTTCATGTGGACGCTGTCCGAATATGGCTTCCAGGTCATCTTTGAAAATCACTTCTTTTTCAATCAGAATATCGGCTAGCTGATTCAATTTTTCCTTATTATCATTAAGGATCTGGATAGCTCTGTTGTATTGTGATTCGATTAAATCGGAGATCTCTTTATCAATGATTTTAGCCGTTTCTTCAGAATATGGTTTTGAGAAATTATATTCACTTTGACCCGATGAATCGTAGTAAGTGATGTTTCCTAATTTATCATTTAAACCGTATACCGTTACCATAGCACGAGCTTGTTTGGTTACTTTTTCAAGGTCACTTAAAGCACCGGTCGAAATTTTGTTGAAAATAACTTTTTCAGCGGCACGACCTCCCATAGTAGCACACATTTCGTCTAGCATTTGTTCCGGTCTTACGATAAGTCGTTCTTCCGGTAAATACCAGGCAGCGCCAAGACTTTGTCCGCGCGGTACAATGGTTACTTTTACTAACGGAGCTGCGTGTTCTAACATCCAGCTTACAGTAGCATGACCGGCTTCGTGAATGGCAATCGCACGTTTTTCTTCCGGTGTAACGATTTTGTTTTTCTTTTCCAATCCGCCTACGATACGGTCTACCGCATCCAGGAAGTCTTGTTTGTCCACTGCTTTTTTACCTTTTCGGGCAGCAATAAGAGCCGACTCATTACAAACGTTAGCAATATCAGCACCAGAGAATCCCGGAGTTTGTTTTGCCAGGAATTCGGTATCCAGTTCTTCCGATTTCTTTAACGGTTTTAAATGAACTTCAAATATTTCTCTACGCTCACGGATATCCGGAAGATCAACATAAATCTGTCTGTCAAAACGTCCGGCACGCATTAAAGCTTTGTCCAAAACATCAGCACGGTTAGTTGCAGCCAATACGATTACGTGTGTATTGGTTCCGAAACCGTCCATCTCAGTTAATAACTGGTTTAAGGTGTTTTCACGTTCATCATTAGATCCGGAGAAATTGTTTTTTCCACGGGCTCTACCAACCGCATCAATCTCGTCAATAAAGATAATCGAAGGTGATTTTTCTTTGGCTTGCTTGAATAAGTCTCTTACACGGGAAGCTCCGACACCCACAAACATTTCTACGAAATCCGAACCGGATAAAGAGAAAAACGGTACTTGTGCTTCACCTGCAACAGCTTTAGCTAATAAAGTTTTACCGGTTCCCGGAGGTCCTACTAATAAGGCTCCTTTCGGGATTTTACCACCGATACTGGTATATTTTTCAGGGTTTTTAAGAAACTCAACAATTTCCTGAATTTCTTCTTTTGCACCTTCTAATCCGGCAACATCCTTAAATGTTACCTTAATATCGTTCTTTTCGTCAAACAGACGGGCTTTGGATTTTCCGATTGAGAAAATCTGTCCGCCACCGCCACCGGCGCCACCACCTGACATTCTTCGGAACATAAATAACCAAAAGGCAATGATCAAAATGATAGGCAAGAAATTGATCAA contains:
- a CDS encoding lactate utilization protein B/C, whose protein sequence is MSLFKKLFGSANDASKEEKEPELSQYHPEIEMPIDEQFTFNFKKNGGKFLYCENLTEVHEQFENILVENDWFESEVICLEPKLFSLLDENKLIHDHPKNPKFLFASCENLIADEGSILFSSNQLRQNKPNDLPSNIVILATTSQILANKSDGLREIKRKYDKEYPTNITTFKYFEKAKEEDFLQYGSCPKNLYLLLLEDL
- the ftsH gene encoding ATP-dependent zinc metalloprotease FtsH; this translates as MSKDKKPNPSKIRISPWVIYGAVLLILIAIQLVSSGTNFQEVKPTSLSRFYQYLDSGQVEKVVFNKNTAQVYLKKEALNSKTHEKIEKKNLLGKDNTGPHYTLDIGTNSELFQKKLEEARLEGKLNDYSSEPESNWGDILINFLPIILIIAFWLFMFRRMSGGGAGGGGGQIFSIGKSKARLFDEKNDIKVTFKDVAGLEGAKEEIQEIVEFLKNPEKYTSIGGKIPKGALLVGPPGTGKTLLAKAVAGEAQVPFFSLSGSDFVEMFVGVGASRVRDLFKQAKEKSPSIIFIDEIDAVGRARGKNNFSGSNDERENTLNQLLTEMDGFGTNTHVIVLAATNRADVLDKALMRAGRFDRQIYVDLPDIRERREIFEVHLKPLKKSEELDTEFLAKQTPGFSGADIANVCNESALIAARKGKKAVDKQDFLDAVDRIVGGLEKKNKIVTPEEKRAIAIHEAGHATVSWMLEHAAPLVKVTIVPRGQSLGAAWYLPEERLIVRPEQMLDEMCATMGGRAAEKVIFNKISTGALSDLEKVTKQARAMVTVYGLNDKLGNITYYDSSGQSEYNFSKPYSEETAKIIDKEISDLIESQYNRAIQILNDNKEKLNQLADILIEKEVIFKDDLEAIFGQRPHEKTENEVVTES